Part of the Candidatus Rhabdochlamydia sp. T3358 genome, ATCGATATCTATCCTAACGAGTGTATCTACAGTCATATTTCCTAAAATTTGGCTTATTTTTACTGTTATAAAATTCAAGCAGATATAACAATATCTTTTTTTTATCTCAAGGCCTTCTCTATTAGAAGTTTTTTAATAAAGATGGTATTCCATTAATTGACAAAAAAACCAAGATAGCAATCATTGATGATTTTATTAGGAAATGTATGAAAATTCTCTTCTTTTTTATTACCTTATTTATTTGCAGCTCGATTAGCGCTAAAATTATCGAAATAAAACATTTTAATGAAAGTATTCCCTATTTAACAAAAGACACACTTTTGATTTTAGATATTGATGATACACTGCTTGTCCCTAAACAAATGCTTGGATCTGACATGTGGTTTGAAGACAGAATCAAACAACAAAAAGGATCAGAAGCTTTTGAAAAAACTTTAAATGAATGGGAAGGAATAAGACATTTTACACAGATGCAAGTAGTAGAACCAGGCATGCAAAAAACCATTGAAGATCTACAAAAAAAAGAACACATAATTATCGGTCTTTCTACACAGTCCCTAACCTTATCTAAAGTAACCTTTAAGCAGCTTATAAATAACCACATAGACTTAAGAATAACAGCTCCTCAAGAAAGTCATTATTTTCAAAATGAAAATAAGGGTGTTCTCTATATAAACGGAATTCTTTTCACATCAGGCACCTCCAAAGGTAAAGCTCTTTTTCAACTACTTGAAAAAACAAAACAAAGATTTAAGCGTATCGTTTTTATGAATGACAAAGCCTCTCATCTTATGGATATAGAACAGGAAGCAGAGAAAAATCATGTAGAGTTCATTGGACTGCGTTATGGCTATTCTGATTTTCGCAAAAAATCTTTTGATTCAAGAATAGCTAATACCCAATTGAACCGATCAGGCTTTACACAAATTTTGTCTGATGAAGAGGCAAAAGTTCTTTTACAAAAAAAACCCTGAATGGAAGAGACCATCAATCCACATATTTCTTAAGGTTAAGTTTAATAGGGGGTAATACCTGTTCTATACTTGCTCTGTTTGGTTCTTCCCAAGGTGGTAATTTAAGAGTTTCTCCTAAATGCTCGAATGGTTCATCGACTGAAAATCCAGGAGAAACAGTAGCAATTTCAAACAAGACTCCCCCCGGTTCTCTAAAATAAATAGAGAGGAAATACTCTCTATTTAAAACAGGGGTCACATCAAGACCAAATTCCAATAGCCTCTCACGTGCTGCTAATTGTGTGATATCGGTTTCTGTAGCAAAAGCTACATGATGAACCGTACCATATCCACTCAATCCCTTTAATGCTTCTGGACTACAAAGAATATCCACAAAATCACCAGGCTTATCGCTAGCAGAATAGCGAAACCGATTCTCTGTTTCAGCAATGAACTTATGATCCACCTGATTGACTAATAAATTTGCTGTTTTCTCATAGCACTCTTCGACAAGCGTTATTCCATAGAATCCTTTAATGGCAAATTGAGAAGGAATATTTCCATAAGTAAAACTTGATCTGTTATCCAGTTGATTAGCTACAAGCTCTAACCCTAAACCATCTAGATCTTCAAAATAGATCACGGTTTCACTAAAACGCTGCTCAGGCTTTTCATAGGGAATATGAAACTTATCCAATCGCTTAGTCCAATAATCAATCGAATGTTCAGGAATAGAGAAAGAAGTAACGGTTAATTGCCCTTTACCTTTTCGACCCTGTGGTATGCCAGGATAGGGAAAGAAGGTCATTATGGTGCCAGGAGAGCCTTCCTCATTGCCATAATATAAGTGATAGATTTCAAGAACATCAAAGTTAATCGTCTTTTTCACCAACCGCAAGCCTAAAATACCTGCATAAAAATCTACATTTTTTTGTGCATCCGATGCTAAAGAAGTAATATGATGGATTCCTGTAACCAAAGTATTCATCATTTCATAAAAATCGATCTATGTTTTTATGTATAATGTTTTTTGTAACTCTCTGTTCTTATGCAGCAACAATACCCTTCTTTAAATTTTCTATCTGTTTGAAAGGTAAGTAGGTATGCTGAACAAAGAACTCTATTATTCATTAATTTCTTCTTTTTTTAGAAAAAAACAAGCAGAACTTATCTTAGAAGTTGACCGCAGTAGTTCCATCCAAGATACATTTTTGCAGCTCTTCTATTTGCTCTTTAGATAAATCAGCTGATAGAGCAATCACATCCATTCCCACTTTATTTTGTAATAGACGTTTTGCTAGTTCTATTTTACCTTTTTCAATACCTATAGCTATCCCTTCATCGACTTTGTATTCCAGAATAGCCTTATCTACAATAGGGTTTTTTTTAAAGGAACCCAGGATGTCATTTAAAAAATGGATCAGAATATCTTTATTTTTTTCTGAACCAAAGATCTTCTTAAAAGCGATATCGTTTTTTGGATCTAAATATCTGAAAAATGCTATATTTAAGTCTCCTTCAATGAACTGATGCTATCTGCTATTCATTATATAATAGCTCATTTTAGCAATCCATTTTTTTGTTTTGCTGCAAGTTTGAACTCTACATTCTCTTACATGCATTTTACTCTGCTTTTTTCATTCATTAAAATATCAATGGCTACTTGATGTTTTTCAGCACACGAAAATTATTGAAAAATATACTTGCTTATTTTTTCTTAAAATTTTAACTTTTATCATATTTTTAATGATTCTTTAAGATTTGGTTATAAAATCTGATTTTTTTTAAAGAATGAATCAACGGAGGCGTCATGACAAATCCAGTTAATCTAGATCAGGCAAACAATACTCCTGTAACTAGTCAAGCAACACAAGAAATTTTTGCAGGAAGAACTTGGTGTCCTATTTTAAGAGGGAATCCTCTGTTATCTGAGGAGCAAAAAAATCTCGTAAGAAGTATAAATCTATTTGGTTTATCTCTTTTTGTGGCAGGCTCAGCCTTACTTGGCGTTACTATACCCTTATCTGATTCTGGCTTTAATTCTGAATTGATGGATCCTGATTATAGAGTGATTAGCAGTTTGCGGTTTCCTTGTCTTATTCTTGGGGCAAGTGCTTTATACTGTGCAAAAATCACTGCTACTTATTTTAAAAAAACGAATGAAAGCCCAACGGAGGTATCTCCTGAATTAAGACATGAAATTGAAGAGAGAGTAAAGGAAAATGTGTACCAGTTACAAGGCGATGGTTCGTTAGAAAATGGGGCACCTTGGATAAATCCACAGTCTGTAAAAATAAATATACCGCAAACTCCCCAAGAAGGGCTAACTCAGCAAAATGGCCTTTGGAATAGAATTACCACAATACAAACATCACAAAAAGGGTTATTCATATCTCTGGGAACATACTCTATTTGTGCTGCCTCTGCAGCTATTATAGAATTTTTTAAACCAGATCCACCACCTGACAGTCTCATGCCTTCATTTGTAGATAGCACAGTTGTTGCAAAAAACACCCAGAAATGGAGTTTCTTGATTATTTCTTTAGCTACTGCAAATGCTACCATTTTTTGTGCAAAGTATTTTTTGAAAAATCAGCAACAAGTGCAACGTACTATAACGCCAAGAATATCTTCTTTCATAAAAAGCTGCGTTAAACAAGAAATAATAAAAGCAACCCCAGGACCAAGCGGATTGCAAAACATGAGAATATAAGAGGTTTATATGAGCGCAATTGTACAATACGAAAGACTACCATCAGGCACACATCCAGTACAAACCACAAATCAAGCTTCTTGGAGAGGTTGGTCTTTGAATCTCCTTAAACCTCAAGAAGAATTTTTAATAGGTCTAGGTAAATTGATGGGTGTTCAACTGCTTGGTTTTTTCATAACCGGAGCTCTTGCTGATATTTCAAATCAGGGTGAGATGGCAAGAGATTTAAACTTACATTTGACAGATACCTACTATAAAACTTGTACCCAGGCAGAAAATACTTTTATAACTACCACGATATCTACTGGCATCTATTTCCTATGTACTTACGGCTATTTTTTAAAAAAGAACCAAGAAAAGAATAGCGCAAATGTATCCCCAAAAATGCAAGATGCCATACAACAGCAGATAGAAGAAGAAATTCGGACACAGTTAGGTAAAAGACCATCTACATGATCCATAGTCTCTAAGCTAATAGTTATAGCGCGCGCGATACAAAGTGTCATAAAGAGATGTCCCTGTTTTTGCTCTAGCTCCTACATCTCGAAGGTAGGCAGACATGGAAAATCCAAGATAGTTACGAGAACTACGGGGAAAAAAAAGATCAAGCGGTAAGACAAAACAAAAGCCTTTATCGTAATAAATTCTTCCGTTTACTCGATCATGACCATTTGTTATGGTCATCCAGAGGGAGAAACGCAATCCACTGGGGAAATAACGACCTAACTCTATGCGAACTCCTCTGTCTTTGGCTAAAAATCGCCCTACACTCATTTGCAGATCTACATGTAAGGGCTTGCAGTCATAATAAATATCCAGGAAATATTGCATCCCCGTAAAAGGGATTTCGACATATCCTGTTTTTTTTAGTTGTTTTACATGGTTGGTAAAGGCAATGCCTTGGTACTTACGTTTATAAGTTGCAGCGCATTCTAAGCCGATTGCCCAGTTACTATTCACCGGATAAAACAAACACTCTGCTGCAATTCCTGCATAAGCGATTTCAAAATAACCAGTTGCTGTGCGAAAAAACCATCCACATCCCAGATTCCAGGTTTTCTGCAGATAAGCTTCTTCTAAAGAAAGTCGATTAGGACGCAAATAGGATAGCGTATCTGAGCGCACAATGGGTAAATACGAAGGATTTTTCTGATGTTGCCTGATTTTTTGCATACTAGATGCAATCGAATAACCCAGTTGGATTTTATAGTAGAGCTGATCTTTAATATAGCCCTCAGGCGAAACAATCGCACCTATGTTGTACTTAAATTTGCCGTTGTTAGTACCAAAAAAGGTAAGCATACGAGGACGTATTACCAATGTTCCAATCGGCTTATGCCTTTGAAAAATGATGGCTTCTTCATAAGAATTCTTACACTCTGGCACTTCTTGTAGGGGAACGAGTGCATTATATGCAAAATCGCTTATTTGATTGTGATACCAACACCGCAGAAGTTCCCTATCAAAACAATACGCTTGGCAGTTCACCCCACCTTCTTCTACAACTAATAGAATGCTTTTTATATCAGAAGGGGTCAAAGCGGCCAAAACACATTGAATTCGCTCTCTAACCTCAGATTCTTCTCGGTAACGTGTATTGATTATCTTTAAACACAACTGCTTGTCACCAAAAGCATTGAATCGAAGAGATGCTCTATATAAATCCAGACCTTGCTGTTTTAGTGCATAAGCAATTTCCTGAGAAAAATCTTGCTCATTACGAATACATCCTAAAGGCTCTGTATTGATAGGTGATACATATAAACAAGGATCTTGTGGCTTTGTTTTTTGATTCACTCCTAAAGGAAACTGCAGACAACCAGATACAACTACTTCTTTTCCCCTTAGACTTGCAAGGGAAAATTGAAAATAATCACCTGCTGAAAAAACAAGCCCTGTATTTATTTTTCCTCTACTAGAGTCATATTCAGCGATAAATGAGAGACTTTTCAAAAATCCCTTTTCACTTTTTCTAAATGGACTCCAAGATATACCCGCAAATATTCCTTGTAATCTTTTTCTACCCCACCCCAAGGAACATTCTACATTTAGAGGAAGAAACTGCTTGCTCATCACAATATAGGGAGAACTAACGCCCCCTATTCCGATAAAATCATCTATGCCCACAGCAAGAGATGGAAGATACGTAAAACCGTCTTTTTCAGTAATCAATCCTAATTTAATATTTGCTATTCTATCTGTGTTGTGCTTTTTCTTTTCTTTGTAAATATGATAATTAACTGATACCTGAATCCGATCAAAAAACTGAAATCCGATACCGTACATTTGAAAAGAGGGGGTAGCCGTTATATTCGCAGCTAAAGTACCTGTTGTATCCATACGCGCAGAAGGTGTATGGAAATACCCTCCCAATGTCGAATAGTTATAAATAAAAGGGAGCCTATCAGATATCTTAATTTCTTCTATGAACTCTAGATCATGAAGAAGAAAGTTCTGTTCAAATTTTTCTAGGCAAAAAGAATTTTGTTCTGCAAAAATCCAAGAAGCGCTAACAAGAAAAACAGCACAACACATCTTAAGTGAAAAATTCACAAAGCACTCTTATATAGCATGCGTATTTTCAAAGGACGCACCAAAAATAAAGAGCTACTTAGTTTTTAACAAGACTTTAAAAGGATGAAAACTTATGGCAAACTATAGAACTCATACCGGATTCAATCTTTTTTTCATGTTACCTACTTTAGTAGGTTTTGGTTATTACTTCTTCCAGCCTTCAGAAAAAGCTCTGATTGTTTTTACTGCAACCTTTACCTATGCTACTTTATTTATGAATCCAGATTTAGATCTTGTTCACAAAGTAAAACTATTTTCTCTGCGTGGATTTATCACATTGCCTTTTCGTGGTTACTCCAAAATATTTAAACATAGAGGAATTTCCCATTCTTTTTTATTAGGCTCTTTTACTCGTATTATTTGGCTTAGTTTTGTTCTATTTCTAGTTTGCTTCAGCTTTTCCTTTTCAGATTATCTCTTTTCTTTTTACAAAAATTTTAAAACATATTTCATCTATGCTTTAATAGGGATTTGCTTAGCCGATTGGAGTCATCTACTTTTAGATGCAAAAAAAACAAGAAAAATAAAATAATCTTTTTTTTAAATCAATAAAAATTTGAATTTCAAAAAAAACAATCCTTTCTATCACAGGAATTGTTTTTAGAGTTTTAATTGAAGATAATTAGTTCAACTCATATACTCAATGGATGCAAGAAAAAGCAATCTGAACTATTAGTTAAAAAGTCAAAAATGGAGCTTATGATCCTTTTGACGACGTTTTCTTTCACATATTTTCTATAAGTTATAAGGAATTCAAATGAGCTATCTTAAAGATTTCCAAACTCATATCGCTAGACACAACTATTCTGGAGTACTCAAGTTGTGGGAGGAGTATTGCGCTGGGGATGAGTTGGATATAGAAGAACTCAAAGCAATTTTAAAAAGCATCAAACGCTCTGAAATGGCTGATTCTTTCGGCCTACACGTACAAGAAATTTTACCTTTATGGCAAATCACTCCACAAAGCCCTGGTTCTCAAGAAATATTCAAGCTTATCATTGATTTACAGACAATGAATGATGACGCCCTAGCACAGATGACGTTAGATTTCTTAAAAGCTAAATATCCGAATGATCCTCTTTTTAATGAGAAAATCCGTCTAATAGGGCTGCGTAATCGAGAAAAGTTCCAAGGTGCAATTAGTAACTTTGAATTACTCTCTCATATGAAAATGGGAAATTATGTCTTCCATACCGGAGGATGGGGCGTTGGAGAAATTGTAGATTTTTCTTTTGTTCTTGAGCAAGTAAGTATCGAGTTTGACTATGTTCCTGGTAGAAAAGATCTTTCCTTTGTAACTGCATTTAAAGTTTTAATACCCATTCCTCCTGATCATTTTTTAGCTTTGCGATTTGGAAATCCTGATTTACTCGAGAAAAAAGCCAGGAAAGATCCTGTTGAGGTAATTCATATGTTACTAAGGGATCTAGGGCCTAAAACAACAGCAGAAATTAAAGATGAACTATGCGACCTCATCATCCCTGCTAAAGAATGGACAAGATGGTGGCAAACCACTAGGTCAAAGTTAAAAAAAGATACCTTTATTGAAATCCCTGAAGACATTAAAAATAACTTTAAATTAAGACAAACAGAAATAAGTCATGAGCAAAAGCTCAGCGACGTGTTTCAAAGTAAACCTAATGCAGACACTCTTATTGAAATGGTCTATGGATTTTTAAAAGATTTTCCAGAAACACTGAAAAATGAAGAGTTCAAAACAACCCTCAAGACCAAGCTCTCTGAAGCTCTTTTACTGACTGATATCACCCCTGCTCAAAGTCTACAAATTCATTTCTTTTTGCAGGATTTAAAGGATGAAAAAGAATCTGAATTTGTAAAAGAAATTTTCAAAAACTGTTCTTCTATTTTTAAACTAATCGATGAGATCAAAATTATTAGCTTTAAAAAACGTTGCTTAAACTATCTACAGCAACACTCTGAAGAGTGGCAGCAGATTTTTTTAGATTTGCTTTTTTATATCGATGTATCTGCATTAAGAGATTATATCCTTTCTGCTTTACTTGCAGCTAAAGCCTCCGATGGTCTTATTCA contains:
- a CDS encoding DUF2608 domain-containing protein, which encodes MKILFFFITLFICSSISAKIIEIKHFNESIPYLTKDTLLILDIDDTLLVPKQMLGSDMWFEDRIKQQKGSEAFEKTLNEWEGIRHFTQMQVVEPGMQKTIEDLQKKEHIIIGLSTQSLTLSKVTFKQLINNHIDLRITAPQESHYFQNENKGVLYINGILFTSGTSKGKALFQLLEKTKQRFKRIVFMNDKASHLMDIEQEAEKNHVEFIGLRYGYSDFRKKSFDSRIANTQLNRSGFTQILSDEEAKVLLQKKP
- a CDS encoding ring-cleaving dioxygenase, with the translated sequence MMNTLVTGIHHITSLASDAQKNVDFYAGILGLRLVKKTINFDVLEIYHLYYGNEEGSPGTIMTFFPYPGIPQGRKGKGQLTVTSFSIPEHSIDYWTKRLDKFHIPYEKPEQRFSETVIYFEDLDGLGLELVANQLDNRSSFTYGNIPSQFAIKGFYGITLVEECYEKTANLLVNQVDHKFIAETENRFRYSASDKPGDFVDILCSPEALKGLSGYGTVHHVAFATETDITQLAARERLLEFGLDVTPVLNREYFLSIYFREPGGVLFEIATVSPGFSVDEPFEHLGETLKLPPWEEPNRASIEQVLPPIKLNLKKYVD
- a CDS encoding PD-(D/E)XK nuclease family transposase, which translates into the protein MAFFRYLDPKNDIAFKKIFGSEKNKDILIHFLNDILGSFKKNPIVDKAILEYKVDEGIAIGIEKGKIELAKRLLQNKVGMDVIALSADLSKEQIEELQKCILDGTTAVNF
- a CDS encoding YjbH domain-containing protein, which encodes MNFSLKMCCAVFLVSASWIFAEQNSFCLEKFEQNFLLHDLEFIEEIKISDRLPFIYNYSTLGGYFHTPSARMDTTGTLAANITATPSFQMYGIGFQFFDRIQVSVNYHIYKEKKKHNTDRIANIKLGLITEKDGFTYLPSLAVGIDDFIGIGGVSSPYIVMSKQFLPLNVECSLGWGRKRLQGIFAGISWSPFRKSEKGFLKSLSFIAEYDSSRGKINTGLVFSAGDYFQFSLASLRGKEVVVSGCLQFPLGVNQKTKPQDPCLYVSPINTEPLGCIRNEQDFSQEIAYALKQQGLDLYRASLRFNAFGDKQLCLKIINTRYREESEVRERIQCVLAALTPSDIKSILLVVEEGGVNCQAYCFDRELLRCWYHNQISDFAYNALVPLQEVPECKNSYEEAIIFQRHKPIGTLVIRPRMLTFFGTNNGKFKYNIGAIVSPEGYIKDQLYYKIQLGYSIASSMQKIRQHQKNPSYLPIVRSDTLSYLRPNRLSLEEAYLQKTWNLGCGWFFRTATGYFEIAYAGIAAECLFYPVNSNWAIGLECAATYKRKYQGIAFTNHVKQLKKTGYVEIPFTGMQYFLDIYYDCKPLHVDLQMSVGRFLAKDRGVRIELGRYFPSGLRFSLWMTITNGHDRVNGRIYYDKGFCFVLPLDLFFPRSSRNYLGFSMSAYLRDVGARAKTGTSLYDTLYRARYNY
- a CDS encoding DUF2227 family putative metal-binding protein, giving the protein MANYRTHTGFNLFFMLPTLVGFGYYFFQPSEKALIVFTATFTYATLFMNPDLDLVHKVKLFSLRGFITLPFRGYSKIFKHRGISHSFLLGSFTRIIWLSFVLFLVCFSFSFSDYLFSFYKNFKTYFIYALIGICLADWSHLLLDAKKTRKIK
- a CDS encoding GreA/GreB family elongation factor — encoded protein: MSYLKDFQTHIARHNYSGVLKLWEEYCAGDELDIEELKAILKSIKRSEMADSFGLHVQEILPLWQITPQSPGSQEIFKLIIDLQTMNDDALAQMTLDFLKAKYPNDPLFNEKIRLIGLRNREKFQGAISNFELLSHMKMGNYVFHTGGWGVGEIVDFSFVLEQVSIEFDYVPGRKDLSFVTAFKVLIPIPPDHFLALRFGNPDLLEKKARKDPVEVIHMLLRDLGPKTTAEIKDELCDLIIPAKEWTRWWQTTRSKLKKDTFIEIPEDIKNNFKLRQTEISHEQKLSDVFQSKPNADTLIEMVYGFLKDFPETLKNEEFKTTLKTKLSEALLLTDITPAQSLQIHFFLQDLKDEKESEFVKEIFKNCSSIFKLIDEIKIISFKKRCLNYLQQHSEEWQQIFLDLLFYIDVSALRDYILSALLAAKASDGLIQKLEQLYTNPAKYPSAFIWYFQKVISQKTLPFCDKQGRTKFFEGLLVLLSRIEHQPLQRDLVKKIHNLISVGRFAIVRQIMQESSIEDVKEFLLLATKCHSLSDHDQKIFVSLAEVAYPQLAKLHKKEIQEDLTIWTTQEGYQKLQQRIQQIATVETVENAKEIEIARAHGDLRENAEFKAALERRDRLQSELKTLSEQMHRARVLSKEDISTQEVGVGAIIDCKNTHGEKISYTILGPWDADPEKNILSFQSKLASTINGLSVGESFQFQEETFTIEAIHSYL